The Osmerus eperlanus chromosome 9, fOsmEpe2.1, whole genome shotgun sequence genomic sequence CCATACCAGCCGGCCACCCCTTGGACCCCAGCGGCCAGAGAGAGGCGTCCCCAGAGCATGGCTTCATGGAGGGCCCCGGGATGGAGAACGTCCAGTCTAAATGTTACTGCCGCCTCAAGGCCATGATCATCTGTAAAGGATGTGGGGCCTTCTGCCACGATGATTGCATCGGTCCTTCGAAACTCTGTGTCTCCTGTTTAGTGGTACGGTAAAATTCTAAAAGGAAAAGATTGGCAGATCGATGTTATGTTTAAGAATTTCACCTTTCAATGCACCATGGCACAACCTGCCCCAATCAGGCCATTCACCGTCAATAAGAACCTGTTGCCTTGGTGACGCACAGCCGCCATAACGTATAACCTACAACACTGGATGACATTATTTCGCCTATTCtatctgagagagagaatgaacgaCGGTTGTGTATTGCAATGTTTGGTAGCCATTTTGAGCAGCACAGTCTTTTTCAGAATTTCATTTGGCAATATTTGCACATGGGTAGGCTTATTGtgctacagtatatatatatttttaaagatagtgtagattttttttaaaggacgAGAAACAAAATATGGAATGTTATTTTTATAGAACATAACGACAATGTTGTTATGTAGACTGCCCCCTGGTCTCTGTGGTGTAGTGAAGGAGTAGTAAGGAGTCTGTGATCATCATTTGTTCCACATCACATTTGtaatgtgtgcgtgtaagtgtcAGAAGTATAACAGATTTCTACGATTTTAGTTGACCGTTCTGTAAATCACAGTTTTGCTAAATATATTCTAATAGAATAGAGACATCTCTATTTTTCAATGAGAAACTACCGGTTTTATAAGGATTGCATATGGCCTCGTTTGTACTCTAGAGTTTCAGGGCAAAGCACTGGACAGGCCCTCACGCGTACATAACGGGTAGTATCGTGGTGTAgagcacttaacccttgtgttatcttcgggtcattctgacccatcagtcattgtgacccaccgtcgtattgcgacaacttaaccgcatacaaaaacaaagtgaagcattttcttttaaccgtcgggctgtctcagaccccccacattgcaaatgttaaaataaaattatttttatttgtttttgtattgggtaaaatcaggtaaacacaatgatggttcgttatgaacctttgggtcatgtgacccgaaggcagcacaagggttaagcacggTGAGAGAGGATAGGGCCGCGTTCCACGTCctacttccaccagctcttcagcTTTCTGAACACAGACGGTTCAGTATAGTTCccccggtgtgtgtgttcccctcatGGCTCAAAGACACGCAGAGAACATTTtaactttaaaaaaatatatctatTTCTGCCTTGCAAATACGTGGGCAAATCTTGGAGCTAGATATGTGTTCATTCTCTAGCTTGGTGTGTGTACTTTGCTTGAGCATATCCCACTGTTTTGTTACAAAAGGGTTTATACTTTacctcagaggggggggggggggggggggggggggggggacaacaacaaaaatgttaAGTTGTGTTGAAACGCTAAATGCTGGACCGTCATGGAATCATTCAGAATGACATGCTTCGGTttactgtgtgagagagaggtacaaTTGAGCACACATACCGGACATTAAAGCAGCGGCTCTCAGACTGTGTGTGGGGATTGAGGGGGACGCGTAAGGATGGAACATATACAGTTAAAGGAAGAGGATACAAATCAaatgttttctttgttttcaaaggTGTGGTGCTGACCCTGACTGAAACCGTTTGCGAACCACTGCATTTAAGCACGATGGTATGAATGTGCGCGGTGATTACAGTTCTAAGATAGAAAAGTATCTTATTTTGTAATTGACATTTTAAATGGTTACAAAGAATGTTTTATAGAAACTATTTCCATGGTAATATGCCAAAGTCACCTCATGGAAACTAAATGATCAGAACTTGTTTTTCATGTCTGACAAGTTAAATAAAGTAATATATTTTAAGTAatatattttaatataaaaATCTATTTGCAAATCATTTTAAAAAACAACAGGGTATGTACTATAATAATATATTGGCTGTCCCCTGTGTTGGATTGGGCAGGTCTTTTGTAAGGAATAGCTTTAATGACTGAAGTCCCCAGATTGATGCTACTCTATGAACCCTGAGTTGAATTTGTATGGGCCTGTGTGTCACTTTCCATATCCGAGTCTTGTGTGTGATTTGAACTGTATGCTCTTATAATAACTTATGAGTGACATTCGGGTCTCAACTGTTCTAATGATTGAGTGTGCACATTTGGAGGGAATGCCTGTTAAGTTGAACAGTTTGTAGGCATTGTTTGTAAGTGGCCAGTGGATCAAATCCAGGTTGTGAatcagtgagagagtgagaatgatagagtgagtgagagagatagagagagagagcgagagcgagtgaTAGAGAGTGAGATCGTGATATAGTGAGATAGAGTGAGAACGTGACTGAATAGCATCGAGAGATCTACATTCGCCCACATCTTTTAAAAGGCAGCTGACAACTAGTTAGGTTGTAAAGGGTTGAAAAGGGACTTGGCACTCccatatgttgttgttgttgttgtatttgTTTAAACATGATCGGCTGATgatttgtgtgtacatgtagagGAGCTACCTATGACAAAGTTGGTCTTCGGTGTCTTGATGAAATGTATTCAGTGTCAGGAGCAATCTAATGTGGTCTTAGAACGTCATCATGTCCTTATCACAAGGGTGTACATCTGTCTGTGTCATTTCTGCTTGTCTGTCATTTCCGTCTTTAGAAAGTATATCTCCATTTAAAATGCAGGTGAATGTAATATAGTAATCAGCACTtgtaaacaaaatgtattttatcaAAAGTTATATTATAATTAAAATAACAATGAGCAAACACTGATCTTTGTTTCTGGTCAGTGTGTTGTTTGCAGAGTATTCTTTGTTTACTACTGAAGGTCTAGGCCAAGGTCTAGTTGAAATGCAAAAATAACAAGCGTGTAAGGATGAAAACCTTGCAGGATGACTTCATCGCAAGCGCCCCTTGTGCACTTACACCGAGGCGCCTGTTCGAACCAGCGTAGAGGTACAAGCGCGCACAAACGTAGCCTACGTCATCAGTCCTAGCGTCCCAGCCCACTTATTAGGTTACTTGTTGACTACCTTGTATAGATTTAGAAGCATAGCAATGATGTAAGCTTGTATGATTttgacagtagcctacatataattGACCGTTGTTAGTCTTCGTAGTGAAGTGTCGGCTTTGCTTCGGGGGGGATGTAGTTTCAAAGGCCTGTGTGTACGCGCACGCAGGCGGCCGTCGTGCTTGCCTGCGCTTTGCTGTCCTCTGCTGTTGGGACGTCGATGATGCTGAGGAGAGCGGCGCACTGGTGAATTTTTATGAGCCGCCACCGCAGTTCGTAAGATATGTGATGATGGATCATATAAATCGTATTTCATTGCTAGGACGGCCATAACGACAGCGGACAGCGCGCGAATTTATCAAAGGTGAGAATGCAGTGATGAGTCACGGAGGAAATACCCTCCTTATTCACCCTGGACCCCTTATCTTCTTCATCTGATGCCAATGATGAAGCTGTAACGCAACCTGCGTGATTTTCTTGTGGTAAGCCTAATTGCTATAAATCCGCACGTTTAAATACAACAAACCTTAAAGCGGCCACCAAAAACACTTCAAAATTGCGATTTCAAAGGTTTTAACAAACGGTAGGATATTTCATATCAAAATGTATTGGCATCACGACACATCATTCATCTTGCGGAAATAATGTAAATAGGGAGTTAAACCAGCAATATGGCCGCGTTTGGTGTACGGTTaaagagtgagagtgaaaaGTATTGTGGTGAAGAAACAATTGTAAACCGACCATGGGTCAGTGACATGGTTAAGTGGACGATGTGTAACCATCCTTGTCTACCGCAGTAGCCGAGTCCTTATGTTGAGACTCGCGTCAAATGATGTTGTCATTACCTCGAGAAGGTGCGGTTAATATGCACCTTGCAACATTGTGGGCCTAGTAAAATTACAAACCACGGTTACGCACGGCATCTCATAGCTTTGATTTAGAAATTCATGATTTGATACTATGATTATCATGATGTCATAGGAGTACCCTAGGAATACCCACGCGCTAAAGGAGGCAGTGTAGGCTAAATCGCACTCGATAAAGTGTGGcgttcttcctgtttttgatggATGCAATTGATATTTTCAGTTGATAAGAATTTCGATATTAAATCAAGAGGATGACCTATAGCTGGCGGAAACTATGTGTTGGATGATGATCACGTTGACATCATCCCAGCTGTGCCTTGGCTTCATGACATATAACTGTTTTATTCTGCAAAATCCTATTGGTTATTGGTGTGAGGGGAGTATCTTAGTGTATGCATACGACATTAATTGGGATCACTTCAATATACAAAATATGAATTAATGTTGAACTAGCTTGTGTATGTTTAGTTACTCTGTTCACAACTATGTTGTCATCATATGATACAAATATTTCAAAATATTTAGTTTCCCAGTTCTGggcattgtaaatgttgttttgtgtttccTCATATGGGACTTACATTTTGCATATGAGCTGTTATTTACTCAATAACATGAACGTTATAATTACAATTGAACAATGTAGCCAGTCTGCTTATCAGTCCTGAATAGAGCGTTTTCCAAGCAGGCGCTCCATGAATAAAGAAGACACTGCAATCTCGCTACATctatgaaaggggggggggggtcatgtcaTTAGAGTTCCTCAGGGTAACAACCTCGGCTACACTGCACACGCTCCGTTAGTCAGCTGATGCATATCCTTCATTCCACTCTTCTTTATCCCATAGCCAaagtgacagactgacagacagacagacaggcaggcaggcaggcaggcaggcaggcaaccaGACAGGcataaagacagacaggcagagagacagacaggcagagagacagacaggcagagagacagacaggcagagagacaggcaggcacaaaAGAAGATAAACAGATAGACAATCAagcagacagtcaggcaggcaggcagaggctACAAGACTGCTTGGCCTATCTGTGCCACACAGGTTTGACCACTCATTAGATGGCTCTAATACGCTCTGTGGCTATCATTACTGAGCTTCCTGGTGCGGTGAGCGAACTGGACCCTTTCAGGGCCGGAAGTCATGTGGAATTATCCTGCTCACAGAGCACAGGAAGTGTTACCCTTCAGAACGCACTTTCTCTCCTAAATGAAGGCAATAAAAAGACACATTTTAACTAGGATGGATAAAACCCTTAAAGAGTGAGTGTTAATTACTTATTCAAAAAACTGACTTTATTAAGGCGCAAAGGACTACAGCTTATCTTTAAATTGTTATGGAGACGTAGGGCATTAGGGAGAaactgtctgaatgtgtgttctCTGTACAGGGCAAGGCTACCTCGCATGGTTCACTAGATTTGAAGTTCATCCAGCGGCAGGTAATTATCGCCTTCTATAGACGTATAACATCTAAGAATAATTTTTACATTTGTCATTTTATTAATCAAGcacatgcttttatccaaagcgacatacaaaaaGTGCGTATAGAAAGTACAGAAGAAAAGCAAGGATCAGACATGCATCATTTGAACAGTATTTTGATGGTCGGTCGAGGAACGATTTATATTTAATATCCGTTGGAATTGATTTTAAGTCAAGGAGACATATGTAACGTGAACTGATTGCAAGACTAGTCTTTTTCTGTTCATTTTCCTATACTCTCACCTATTGTGTGACAAGCTTCCAGACAAGTGCATAATCAATACATGAATATTTGATGATTGATTCTATGCATGTATCTTCACATTTAGTCAGCACTTCCTGTGACGATGCTGTCCTTCCAGTAGTGTTAGCGTTCTTCCAGTAATGTGGTCGTTATGACACAGtaagtcagacaggaagtcacgcTGATGATTTCCTCTGCTTCAGGATGATCGAGGAGGGCAGCAAACGAGGCAAGGCCATGGTGGAGAAGAGACAGCTCTTCATGGAGATGCGTGAGTGGAGCTGACTGAGATGAACTACCCAGACTGCTCTCTGCCTCAGCCATGGCTCTCTACCCTgactcctctctgcctcagcaatgcctctctccaccctgactTCTCTTTGCCTCAGCAatgcctctctccaccctgaatcctctctgcctcagaaatgcctctctctctacccagaGGTCCACgcagcctctctctaccctgactcctctctgcctctctctaccctgactcctctctgcctctctctaccctgactcctctcttcctctgtaccctgactcctctctgcctctctccaccctgactTCTCATTGCCTCAGCAatgcctctctccaccctgaatcctctctgcctcagcaatgcctctctctctatccagagGTCCAcgctgcctctctctaccctgactcctctctgcctctctctaccctgactcctctctgcctctctctaccctgactcctctctgcctctctctaccctgactcctctctgcctctgtaccctgactcctctctgcctctctctaccctgacTCCTCTCTGTCCACACATCTCTGTAGCTCTAGATTTGGGCAGTGACAATGAAAACTACATCTCCCTTCCGTAtacattttctttattttacacaaaatcCAAACATACACTACACAGTTACAGTATATGATCTCACAAGTACTCTTGTTGTTTTACTACATAATGTGGATTCATCTTTGAGGGTATTCTTCATTTACGACTAAGCGTTTTCTATATCCTTACAGGGGACTAATCTAGTCTTTTGATTTTGATCAGGGGCACAAAACTTTGACGTGATCAGACTGTCAACCTATAGGACTGCTTGTAAACTCCGATTTGTGCAGAAGAGGTGCAACCGTGAGTACAGCTGAATTTTTTATTCCCCCTGACAGGAAATCTCTTTCAATTTACCATCGGGTACTGTTAGTTGATGGATTATTTGTGCAATTGATTGAATGATTGATTAAATGGTTACTCCATGGTTTGACTGACTGATCGGTTGATTGGTtcattgattggttggttgatttgTGGTTGGTTGGTTTGTTATTGGTTGGGTGGTTGTTTATTTGTTGGTGAGTTGACCAACTATCATTTCCCATCAGTTCACCTTGTGGACGTGTGGAACATGATCGAAGCCTTCCGAGACAATGGGCTGAACACACTGGACCACACCGCAGAGATCAACGTCTCCCGCTTGGAGACCATCCTGTCATCCATCTACTACCAGCTGAACAAGCGCCTGCCCACCACACACCAAATCAACGTGGAGCAGTCCATAGGCCTGCTGCTGAACTTCATGGTGGCTACCTATGACAGGTACATTCCACCAGTCCTGTCACGGAAATGTTGGCTTTGATGCCGATATCAAGTATCACGTTGCACAATGCTGAAACTATATTCATGATTTCTTTTTAAAAAGGGGTAACTTGACAGAGTCATTTTTGTTTTCAGTTGGAACCTTTTTTGTGGCCATTGCTAATCGATGCCTCTCATCTGCTTTGGCCccttggctcacacacacagcacgggcTTGAcgtcacacacagaccctcttGTCTTAAAGACACAGACCAGTCTTTATTGATACTGGACTACAGTCAGTTTCGATGCATTAAAGTACAGTTTTCTTTCCTAAAATGCCAGTATGGTCCCGCTGCAAAAAAATCCTCGGTATGGTACCAGTACCTGTTTACCATGAAACACTTGTTTTAACCTTCTTGGCATCGCCAGAACAAAAATGTGCATTAGTCTGGAACCTCTCATTTCATTTTTGACTTCCAATGGATGTTATCATCGGGTGCCAATCAAAAGGCCTCAGGACACTTTTGGATATAATGACATAGATAAAAACCAGTCAGAGCAATGAAAAGTCATCTTGGTTGTTTATGAAAATGCCTCAACTTTGCTATTCTGTACAGTCATCGTGATTGGCCTGGCACCTACAATGTCGGACAgaaacctgtttgaatgggagGTTAGCCAGACCCATCTGCCTGAGAAAATAAAACATGAGCTGGCAGACTGGTCTGGTTCCAGGCTAAGTGTTTATATAGCGTGACACATTTCCACTCAACAGAGTGAACTTAAGTCTAACCTAACCATTCTAATGGTGTTTAGTACATCTATGATCATTTCATTTAAGGAATTTGTCAAAATAGATCAGGAGAAAATGTGTCACTTAATcagtatacatttatttatcacCAGCACAGACAGGATGGAGATAGGGAGGACAAAGCAGAGTGACTGAATAGATTCAGATTGTTTGTTGTCTTCTTTTTGATGTGTCAGTTCTCTTTATACTTGTTTAAataggagagggtgggaggaccAAAACGTTTAAGTCGTGAAAGTTGTTATTCACCTTAACCTGGTCACGCAACAGTTAGTCAGAGAATCTATACTATCATTCATATCCATACCATAATCAAGAGAAATCCTTCATATGAACTGTGTTTCACTTATTTTACAGTGAAGGTCACGGGAAACTGACTGTGTTCTCTATGAAGTCCATGTTGGCTACCATGTGTGGAGGGAAAATAGTAGACAAGCTACGCTGTAAGTATACTTTCTTTTGGGGGCGTTTCAGATGTGTATTATGTGTACTACAAGCACTCCTGTTCAGTAGTACCTGGTGGACCTTTAGGATCTTAGATTCCAGGTCTTGGCTGAAGCATTATCTTGAATACATTATTTAGTGGTCTCTTTGCAGTTGCTTAAACTATCCACAACAGGGTGCTGTTGAGGCATTTATGTCAATAAATAAACTTACATTCACCTGAAACTACAGTCACCTGTGTTGAGCTGTTTGTCACAAGGTTCGTCCCTGCAAAATATTGACATAAATGTAGTTAATATTTTCCATCTGTTGTTAACTCTAGTTTATCTACTCTTTTAAACAGTGTGAGATTATAAACCATCACCACTAGTCTCCTGTTAATTTAGCGGaagattttatccaaagcgagtgGGAGGGAGATTCAAACCAGGGACCCCTTGACCTGCTGTGAACTGGTCCACAGGTGGATTGCAACTGTCTGCCTTTGTATCTCAGACGTGTTCTCCCAGATCTCGGACTCCAGTGGGGTGATGGTGTTCGCAAAGTTTGACCAGTTCCTGCGGGAGGTGCTGAAGCTTCCCACGGCCGTGTTCGAGGGGCCGTCGTTCGGCTACACCGAGCACTCCGTACGCACATGCTTCCCCCAGCAGGTGACACaacccctgggtgtgtgtgtgtgtgcatacgttgACTGAAAGTCGAGCTGAAATTCATGTATTTTTAACCCTTTTAGATTACATCCCGGTCATTATGTAAACCTATTTAACGAAAGAcactgaaaaaaaagaaaaagtctgtattttttctcagtttttttaCTTCCTGTAAAACTAAATATGATAGGTGCTTAAGTAAGCTTGTACTAACTAATTTCAACCAATAATATCATGACATCCACCCATCAACCACTCTTCAACTTTTAGCGGCATAGATATAAGATATAAGTTACCAAATTCCTACCAGCATTATGtactgtctatctatctatcctgTTTCACGTGAAGTACGTCACAATATGAAATTGAGACACTTCCAAAATTCATTTTGGAATTTCATCATGAATTTAATTTATCTAATTCAGTCAATGAACAGATGTACAATTTCGGTTCAGATTGGAATTTGTTtacagtgaaggagagaggaaggtctTCACAGAGGCTTACAGACATGGCTTGACTGTGTCAGGGCATAGTTTCTTTGTTTCCAGATCGTTTCAACAAAGCTTCCGGCGGATGACGTCTGTATTTTGTCTCACTaagcccatgtgtgtgtgtttgtctctagaAGAAGATCCTACTGAACACGTTTTTGGATGTGTTAATGGCCGACCCCCCTCCACAGTGCCTAGTGTGGCTACCTCTCATGCACCGACTGGCTAATGTTGAAAATGGTAAGACGATACCACAAGACTTCTCTTCAGGGCATGCTCATGATAGCTTTACTAATATAATAAcaacatatttttttattccttttttttgtttgttcaatTCTATTTtcctgttgctttttttcttttctttcatcaAGTCTTCCATCCAGTGGAATGTTCCTACTGCCGGAGTGAGAGCATGATGGGTTTCCGGTACCGCTGCCAACAGTGCCATGGTTACCAACTCTGCCAGAGCTGCTTCTGGCGTGGCCATGCCAACGGTCCCCATAGCAACCAGCACCAGATGAAGGAGCACTCTTCCTGGGTATGTTTAGCAGCACGCTCCACATACAGCACTCACACCGATACCgctacacactgtgtgtgtgagagagagagggagagggagggagggagggagggggagagggagagggggagggggagggggagggggagggggagggggagggggagggggagggggagggggagggggagagggagagggagagagagagagagagagagagagagagagagagagagagagagagagagagagagagagagagagagagagagagagagagagagagagagagagagagagagagagagagagagagagagagagagagagagagagagagagattgtgtctaTGTACCGGCATGCTAGTTGACCACCAGTGTGAAGTCTTCTTGGAATTTACGACTTTCTCGAGTCGTATTTTCCAAACGATGTATGTATCATACTATGCTAtataaattgagattcatgcaTTTTAAGGCCAAACTCAAAAAAGGAATTACCTCTGGATAATGACAGTTGGTGAATTAGTTCCATAATCTCTTGACCAAAACACTGGATAGGAACGGTGTGAGGTGACGGTGGCCATTTTGTCTGGGTGTCTCTTGTAGAAGTCTCCAGCTAAGAAGCTGAGCCACGCCATCAGCAAGTCTCTGGGGTGTGTCCCCATTGGcgagcccccccaccccgtgTTCCCTGAGCAGGCGGAGAGACCCCAGGACCAGCCCCACACCATGTAcgtaccacacacctcacacaccatgtacgtaccacacacctcacacaccatgtacgtaccacacacttcacacctcacacaccatgtacgtaccacacacacctcacatctcacacaccatgtacgtaccacacacacctcacatctcacacaccatgtacgtaccacacacacctcacctcacacaccatgtaccaaccacacacacttcacctcacacaccatgtacgtaccacacacacctcacacctcacacaccatgtacgtacctcacacacctcacctcacacaccatgtaccaaccacacacacttcacctcacacaccatgtacgtaccacacacacctcacctcacacaccatgtacgtaccacacacacctcacctcacacaccatgtacgtaccacacacacctcacctcacacaccatgtacgtaccacacacacctcacatctcacacaccatgtacgtaccacacacacctcacatctcaCTCACCATGTacgtaccacacacacctcacctcacacaccatgtacgtaccacacacacctcacatctcaCTCACCAtgtacataccacacacacctcacctcacacaccatgtaccaaccacacacctcacctcacacaccatgtgcctaccacacaccacacacatcacctcacacacctcattcCACATGgcaaaaataaagaaataaatgcATAGAATGTATTTGCATTAAtcatttatattatttatttttataaattTTACATTCATTTGTAGATTTCCAACTGAAACTATAGTATTTCAGTTTGTATAAATTAATAAAGAGAAGCATCTGAGCAACATCTCAGATGTGTCCACTGACATTAAACGTCCAGTTGGCTGAGAAACAACTACACAGGAAATCCCCCTTGCCTAGCTGTGGTCAGACAACATGCATGTCCATCTATGTGCTTCTGTAAATGTGTTGTTGTAAGTGATACTGAGTTAGATCAGATAGACCAACATTCTCATACAAGCCATACAGTAGGCCAACCAACAGCAGCGCTCATCAAATACATCCACTAGAGGAGAAACTAGTCAGCTAACACCTAGACCGGAAGCTCATTGGataaaaaaagttaatttatttAAACATGGGAGCTTTTTAACTAGGTGTATGTCTATAaacacagataaaaaaaaagctATTGCAAAATTCACATCAATAAGCAAACAAccagtacacgcacacacacgtgcattggAGATTAAAACCCTCTAGTCTTCAGCAAACTGCTCGGACCGCATCCCCCATAAACTCCTCTTCCGAAACCACACACTATCATTTGATGAGGTATGGGTGAACTGTGTGAGGTTTCCCGTTTCCCCGTTTAGTAAATGCTACTCTAAACTGTTTCTGCGAAGCAGTGATGAAGCCTTATGGGAGAAACATTTTATTCCATGCTGAAGTGAAGCTGTGAATTTTGCATTGAGATGAATGGAAAATGTAGGTTACTGCAAACACACTGTCCGCAGCTATGTTTTTTCAGCTTGTCGAAGGTCTAGGAGACTAGATTAGTCAGTGCAGTATATGTAGCATAAAATTGCATTATATGCATAGATTAATAATGATTTAAACAACATATTCTAAATCTGGCATTGTTTCCATATGAATCTTATGTCAGCCCCCCTCCAGTATCTTCAATAAGC encodes the following:
- the dtnbb gene encoding dystrobrevin, beta b isoform X12, with amino-acid sequence MIEEGSKRGKAMVEKRQLFMEMRAQNFDVIRLSTYRTACKLRFVQKRCNLHLVDVWNMIEAFRDNGLNTLDHTAEINVSRLETILSSIYYQLNKRLPTTHQINVEQSIGLLLNFMVATYDSEGHGKLTVFSMKSMLATMCGGKIVDKLRYVFSQISDSSGVMVFAKFDQFLREVLKLPTAVFEGPSFGYTEHSVRTCFPQQKKILLNTFLDVLMADPPPQCLVWLPLMHRLANVENVFHPVECSYCRSESMMGFRYRCQQCHGYQLCQSCFWRGHANGPHSNQHQMKEHSSWKSPAKKLSHAISKSLGCVPIGEPPHPVFPEQAERPQDQPHTIVLESPSRLDEEHRLIARYAARLAAEAGNSTQCPPTDLSFNFDANKQQRQLIAELENKNREILQEIQRLRLEHEQASQPTPEKAQHNPTLLAELRLLRHRKDELERRMSALQESRRELMVQLEGLMRLLKVGEDEEQKQAAQTGGSPHSSPSHGAGCSMPMPIRSTSAGSTPTHTPQDCLAGVGGDVLEAFAQGVPRNLRNDLLVAADSITNTMSSLVKELHSVDDAAEEEESHMRNGGGRDAE
- the dtnbb gene encoding dystrobrevin, beta b isoform X11 — encoded protein: MIEEGSKRGKAMVEKRQLFMEMRAQNFDVIRLSTYRTACKLRFVQKRCNLHLVDVWNMIEAFRDNGLNTLDHTAEINVSRLETILSSIYYQLNKRLPTTHQINVEQSIGLLLNFMVATYDSEGHGKLTVFSMKSMLATMCGGKIVDKLRYVFSQISDSSGVMVFAKFDQFLREVLKLPTAVFEGPSFGYTEHSVRTCFPQQKKILLNTFLDVLMADPPPQCLVWLPLMHRLANVENVFHPVECSYCRSESMMGFRYRCQQCHGYQLCQSCFWRGHANGPHSNQHQMKEHSSWKSPAKKLSHAISKSLGCVPIGEPPHPVFPEQAERPQDQPHTIVLESPSRLDEEHRLIARYAARLAAEAGNSTQCPPTDLSFNFDANKQQRQLIAELENKNRSLREILQEIQRLRLEHEQASQPTPEKAQHNPTLLAELRLLRHRKDELERRMSALQESRRELMVQLEGLMRLLKVGEDEEQKQAAQTGGSPHSSPSHGAGCSMPMPIRSTSAGSTPTHTPQDCLAGVGGDVLEAFAQGVPRNLRNDLLVAADSITNTMSSLVKELHSVDDAAEEEESHMRNGGGRDAE
- the dtnbb gene encoding dystrobrevin, beta b isoform X2 — its product is MIEEGSKRGKAMVEKRQLFMEMRAQNFDVIRLSTYRTACKLRFVQKRCNLHLVDVWNMIEAFRDNGLNTLDHTAEINVSRLETILSSIYYQLNKRLPTTHQINVEQSIGLLLNFMVATYDSEGHGKLTVFSMKSMLATMCGGKIVDKLRYVFSQISDSSGVMVFAKFDQFLREVLKLPTAVFEGPSFGYTEHSVRTCFPQQKILLNTFLDVLMADPPPQCLVWLPLMHRLANVENVFHPVECSYCRSESMMGFRYRCQQCHGYQLCQSCFWRGHANGPHSNQHQMKEHSSWKSPAKKLSHAISKSLGCVPIGEPPHPVFPEQAERPQDQPHTIQPKPVANNMNDTMLMSSGAPTPNKSVLESPSRLDEEHRLIARYAARLAAEAGNSTVSDPTQCPPTDLSFNFDANKQQRQLIAELENKNRSLREILQEIQRLRLEHEQASQPTPEKAQHNPTLLAELRLLRHRKDELERRMSALQESRRELMVQLEGLMRLLKVGEDEEQKQAAQTGGSPHSSPSHGAGCSMPMPIRSTSAGSTPTHTPQDCLAGVGGDVLEAFAQGVPRNLRNDLLVAADSITNTMSSLVKELHSVDDAAEEEESHMRNGGGRDAE
- the dtnbb gene encoding dystrobrevin, beta b isoform X10; the protein is MIEEGSKRGKAMVEKRQLFMEMRAQNFDVIRLSTYRTACKLRFVQKRCNLHLVDVWNMIEAFRDNGLNTLDHTAEINVSRLETILSSIYYQLNKRLPTTHQINVEQSIGLLLNFMVATYDSEGHGKLTVFSMKSMLATMCGGKIVDKLRYVFSQISDSSGVMVFAKFDQFLREVLKLPTAVFEGPSFGYTEHSVRTCFPQQKKILLNTFLDVLMADPPPQCLVWLPLMHRLANVENVFHPVECSYCRSESMMGFRYRCQQCHGYQLCQSCFWRGHANGPHSNQHQMKEHSSWKSPAKKLSHAISKSLGCVPIGEPPHPVFPEQAERPQDQPHTIVLESPSRLDEEHRLIARYAARLAAEAGNSTVSDPTQCPPTDLSFNFDANKQQRQLIAELENKNRSLREILQEIQRLRLEHEQASQPTPEKAQHNPTLLAELRLLRHRKDELERRMSALQESRRELMVQLEGLMRLLKVGEDEEQKQAAQTGGSPHSSPSHGAGCSMPMPIRSTSAGSTPTHTPQDCLAGVGGDVLEAFAQGVPRNLRNDLLVAADSITNTMSSLVKELHSVDDAAEEEESHMRNGGGRDAE